One Paramisgurnus dabryanus chromosome 9, PD_genome_1.1, whole genome shotgun sequence genomic window, TAATACCCAAAAGATGTCCATCAAGACATTACAAGGATATTGATCAGTTTAAACACAATGGCAGTGTTTGCGACAACACATTAGCCTCTTATTATCAGTTCACCCATCTTTCCTCACCAAATGCCATTGTTAAATAAAAAGCTATTGTCCACATTTTAAAGGTGGCAATTCAGAGCCATTGATCACGCTTGGCAAACAATTACCACAGTATTCAATGAATATAATCGTGTGTGATGTCATTTAACCTTGTCTGTCAAACCCTCAGACACACCAGCCTGACAGGTCACGTTTAGTCTATTTATAACAGCAGAACATAGGAGAGATATTTAAACCACACAGActcatttaaacaaacacaagtCCTGCTAACACCATAAGGGCAGCAAGGGTAAGTGAGAAGGCTCTGTGTTTATCTTTAACAATAACAATCTTGAGTCATCTATTTTTATCATATTGTAGATAGTgaggtattttaatatttttgcatAGATTTTGCCAAACAATAGATAAAGCAGTTTACTGGTTGAAATATAAAGGTTTTGTGGAGTGTTATACAGTACAAGCATATATTTAAAGCTTTATTATGAGTTTGTGTGAATAAATGCATTTCAAATAGTCAGTATACAAAAGGTTAAATAGATGATAAAAGCAAAATAcatataacaaataaaatttattttacttctCATTTTCTGGAAAGCATTGTCTGATATGCAAGAAGTTGGTCTATAAAGACGAGTCAATAATTTGCCAGACAATAGTAACCCTGAATCTTTGCCAGGTTTTGTTTTCACTGTAAATTCCTTGTCTTGTTTCAGATTTTATACAAAATAGATATTAACGGACATGGTAAGCTCTTCTTAATTCAAACTTCAAAGTTGTCTTCCACTTCTTGTTTCAAATAAGCAAGCTCGACCTGATTTTGCCATGTGAGGACgtaataaaacctaaaccccaACCCTAAACATAACTGAACCCTGAAATGATAAGTGGAAAGCAATGGTCTAGACTCTACAAGAAGCTTATCCTTGTTGTCAGCTTAAACttgaaacaaactgtaaacttatttctgaaatcggATTGGCTGATGTTGCCCTGatgacatcaaccacttggcaaaatcagagGAGCCAACAAGCCACGGGAAAACAATATGATATAGTGTATGCCACAAATATTCTTGCAGGGCAAGAGCACAACGTCTGGCCTTCATCCACACTGTGAAAAATGTCATAACCAACACTGTAAGCTTCCTGTAGACATCCCCACTTCCTGTGTCTTCATTTCCTGCCGTCTACACTGCGGTGCCGCCTTTCATCTCTGCAAAGAAGATGAGCATCGTCTCCTCTGCCCTAAGGAAATCGTACCCTGCCTCAATTCTGGCTATGGCTGTCCAATGACCATGACCCGCCAAAGGCTAGCCAAGCACCTGGAAGTGTGTCCTGCGAGCGTGGTCACTTGCACTTTAGAATGGAACCGATGGCCTGTGAATGAGACAGATACAACCTTCTACAGGAACGTCCTGCAGGATCCAGACTGCTTGAATGAGCTGGACATCGCCACGGCCCTTCGAGATCAGAAGCTGCTGTTTAGCTCCATCAAGATGAAAACGCTCTTCCCCGAGTTGATTGAGAAGGTAGAGGAACCAGACGTACCGCTGGATGGTGCTGTAGGAGGTGTTGACCCAGAAGACTGGGAACTAAATTCGGGAGAGATGTTGGAGAATGGGGATGAGGAAAAGGAGCTAACGGAAGAAGAACGACTGGCCCTTGCCACAAGCAAAGATGTGGCCTGCTTGGAGAACTACAAAATGTGGGAGAGAATGTTTGCAAAGGAGAAAGAAGGATGCAAGCAAACTGCAAGGAATTTAGAGGAAAATGGTACTcctaaaagggaaaaaaatccatctgATGAAAATTCCCATGAGTCCCATGAAGCAGATTTTACCAGAACAGGATTAGCCCCTTGGCATGACGGAGTTCTCGAGAGACTCGGTAAAGAGGTCAACGTGTCCGAATATAACATGTACCTAGTTCACAATGGTTGCATGCTTATCAACTTTGGCCAGCTGACTGCTTGCACACCTAAAGAGAAAGATTTTGTTTATGGTAAGTTAGAGCCTATCGAAGTGAAAACCGTACGCTCTTTTAACGTTCCAACCAGCTTCACAGCCAAACGTAGCCACCTCAAGGATCCGTCAAAAACGATTAAAAAGACGGACCAGAATGTGGACACGTCCGATTTAGGGATTTCCATTGAGCAGCTCCCGAAGGCAAATGAAGTAGAGGCCACACTGCTGTGCTGTCTAGAAAGAGAGTTTAAAGGTCCCCAGATAAGTGAAGCTGTTGGCACCGATGGGCTGTATGTTGACTTGTCCACCCAGACCTACGATTTTCACAGCGCTCCGTTCAAAAGCAGTGCTTCTTTGGCTGATGTGGTCGACGGCCAGCCTCAAAGTCTACATGTGCAGATTCAGACCGAATGCGTGACGAGGAGACATAACAAATCTTGCTCGGCCTTCACCTACCTGTGCTGCCATGCATTCAGACGTGACGAATACCCCTGGCACTTCAGGAACGTACATGGAGATATTGAGTCCCATCTTAATGGCTGGTTTACCCAGCGATGCCCGTTGGCTTACCTTGGCTGTACCTTTAGCCAGAGGTATTTTCGACCATCAAAATATAGGGCAACCGTGAACTACGATCCAGATCTTAATGCGTTCACATTGCAACCTGCAGTAGCAGAATCGCTTTACAAAGGAGTAAAAAAAGCTAGCAGCGAACGAAAGCGAGCAAGGAATTTGGACTCACTGAGCAGACTTCCCTTTGAGATCTTACAGCACATTGTGGGTTTTCTGGACAGTTTGTCATTGGGCTATCTAGCTCAAGTGTCCCACCTCATGAGAGATGTCTGTAGCACTGTTGTACAGCAGAAGGGCATGGTGTCCCTCAAATGGGAGAAAAAGATATATTCCCATGGTGGATTCACATGGAGGGCCAGAAAAAAGGTAACGTGTCCCTTTAACAGTGCTTGCATAACACTTAAGGGTTTGTTCTGAATCTCTTATAAACGTATGCCTAGACTTTCAGCATGCAaagcattattatgtttttactaCAATACATacaacatttacaaatatttcatacaataaagattgctgtataatttccctttaaccCTATTTTATCGATAATGTTACCACCCTAACCCTACCCCAAAcattaccctaaacccaaaccctttttatacaaaaatgtaaaaaatatgtaatgtaATCTTTTTATATTATACAATGTAAACGAAAGAAATGTGTAGGAAAATTTCAGTGACAATAGTAACAATTTAGCATTTAAAAGATAGTTTACGCCGCTAATACAGTCCTACCCCTAAACCTACCCAAAACAGTTAATCCAGCTTTTATCTGTCAgggcaaatgtaattttttttttaaagtacatCGATTGAAAGATGGCAATGTCGCAAATCTGTGACGTAGCACGCAATAGCCAATGAGCGTTTGATATCACAGCCAtaaagcaatgtgtcgtaaagcttcttgaaGTGCGATATTTGAATTCACATTCATAACAAATGCGAGAGTTtgacttttaactctttccccgccattgacaagttatttcGTCAATGGcataaacatttgcataaaaaacatatttctaAATGTTTATGTCAATCTGCAATAtcacgattatccactagatcgCGCACTtccccaatttatgaaaaattgaagccaaaatgttatttactaattttaaactccgcgtatgttttgataattttgatttctaacaaaattccttcacaaaaatgcaattatttcagctttttgctaattttttatactttttttaaaagaaaaatgcccatattaaagagtttataagcagagaaaaaaaatgtagataggatgaaagcatttttcccattttgtttgtttgtttgtttatagtttgtttgaaagcagaaggtctgtccttttatttgacatgtttgtatgtttatatagttttagaagaaaactttcctggaaggcattttgtgaaacttttgtgaaaacacaaaaaatgctggggggcaacttttcaaaaatggctggcggggatgAGAACTGAGATCAAGATGGCTGGATAAAGGgctgataaaattaacaacttgtgaatttatgttgtgttttgatgtAATTATTGTTGCATGGCAGAAAACGCCTCGTGtcataacaaaataaatattacaaaatggttaaatgattgcagaaatgttattaattttaagtttttaaagtgtagtcttgtttaatattttgtaattctctgaaagcatttaattaagtcttaaataagtcagaaaagcGACTGAAAACATCCCATTAAAATGAGTAAGAAACACCAATgccttttaatatttatgaataggaaaATGTACAAATCTCTGTAAAGCTGTTAATACGTAGTCCTGTCAACACATCAATATTTTCCGTTTCAGTGTGTATAAAAACGTAATCAAATGTCATGTGGTGCAAGCACACTGTACATAAAAATACTCACACAGAGATCACATGGAATATGATAACATCTTCCATGCATCCCAGCCCTATcaagtaagttttatttcaggAGCATTAGCGATGTTGTTGTGCATGATGAACCTTCAAATATGTTTGGAGTCTGCCTGATCTCTGAGGTATGTACTGCAGAGAGCAACAGGGAGGGCGTACGTGTCTTTTGTCAGTCAGCCACACTGTCTGCACACTTCTGGGGCTTTGTTTTTAAGTGACACGTGGTCTCACTTTCTCTCTGCCCATTGTTCATGATGTAATTGATCTTAGTGTTTAACCTGACAGGGCTGTAACCTACATTAAGGAGAGCCAATGAGATCAGGGCTCCAGAGTATTACAATAGTGATAGTGAAAAATGGACTGAATCGGCCTACAGGCACATGAATATTGTATTGTAACTTCTCCGAAAATGAATTGGTTATTTAAGCAGCATGTAAGATGTTTGAACAGTATTGCATTGGATAATGAAATATTAAACCAAGAGGCATCTGCACAAAATGATGTAAGATGTTTTCACAGAattcacattttttatatttcctttCATATTTTTTAACCATCTGAtgctagtttttttttaatggaatgTATAAGGATGTGAAGAGTAACCATGCAtgtaattcattcatttttttcataGCCAGAAAGTGTCCAAATACAATGAGTCAATTTTTAAATCTATTATATTGTTCTTTATCAAAATAATCTGATGTTTTTCATCTCCTTTCAGACATGGGAGTTCAGCAATCTCTTCTCACCAGTAGATGAATGGGTGTTTGAAGATGTGCCACCCATGTCCGAGCACCTGAAGGTCTGTCCGTTCTACCAGAAGGAGATCAGGAGTGAACCTGTGGCTTTACTTAGCATAACAGACCTTCAGGAGGAAAGATGAGCCTTTCATACTCAAGAGTTTCTTTCCCACTGACAAGTTGTGCAAGTTTCCTGGACACGGTTTAGAAGATCAATCCAGGACCAGTCTTTAGTTAAATTAGGAcattttaagtagtttttagcAGTGGTgcccagtgacttcttttttcgagggcactcAGTGTGAagctcatcacaacatgtatgttgcccgttatgtgtgtggttcgttatttcaaaatatgtgttctgcacatcAGGTgatcctacactgcaaaaaatgattttcaagaaaaaaaattcttagtatttgtcttgttttcagaaaaaatataaaaaaatcttaaattaatccaaaaatatcaaatttaagtgatttgtgcataaaacaagcaaaaaatctgccaatgtggtaag contains:
- the LOC135729186 gene encoding F-box only protein 40 isoform X2, with product MGKSTTSGLHPHCEKCHNQHCKLPVDIPTSCVFISCRLHCGAAFHLCKEDEHRLLCPKEIVPCLNSGYGCPMTMTRQRLAKHLEVCPASVVTCTLEWNRWPVNETDTTFYRNVLQDPDCLNELDIATALRDQKLLFSSIKMKTLFPELIEKVEEPDVPLDGAVGGVDPEDWELNSGEMLENGDEEKELTEEERLALATSKDVACLENYKMWERMFAKEKEGCKQTARNLEENGTPKREKNPSDENSHESHEADFTRTGLAPWHDGVLERLGKEVNVSEYNMYLVHNGCMLINFGQLTACTPKEKDFVYGKLEPIEVKTVRSFNVPTSFTAKRSHLKDPSKTIKKTDQNVDTSDLGISIEQLPKANEVEATLLCCLEREFKGPQISEAVGTDGLYVDLSTQTYDFHSAPFKSSASLADVVDGQPQSLHVQIQTECVTRRHNKSCSAFTYLCCHAFRRDEYPWHFRNVHGDIESHLNGWFTQRCPLAYLGCTFSQRYFRPSKYRATVNYDPDLNAFTLQPAVAESLYKGVKKASSERKRARNLDSLSRLPFEILQHIVGFLDSLSLGYLAQVSHLMRDVCSTVVQQKGMVSLKWEKKIYSHGGFTWRARKKTWEFSNLFSPVDEWVFEDVPPMSEHLKVCPFYQKEIRSEPVALLSITDLQEER
- the LOC135729186 gene encoding F-box only protein 40 isoform X3, whose protein sequence is MPQIFLQGKSTTSGLHPHCEKCHNQHCKLPVDIPTSCVFISCRLHCGAAFHLCKEDEHRLLCPKEIVPCLNSGYGCPMTMTRQRLAKHLEVCPASVVTCTLEWNRWPVNETDTTFYRNVLQDPDCLNELDIATALRDQKLLFSSIKMKTLFPELIEKVEEPDVPLDGAVGGVDPEDWELNSGEMLENGDEEKELTEEERLALATSKDVACLENYKMWERMFAKEKEGCKQTARNLEENGTPKREKNPSDENSHESHEADFTRTGLAPWHDGVLERLGKEVNVSEYNMYLVHNGCMLINFGQLTACTPKEKDFVYGKLEPIEVKTVRSFNVPTSFTAKRSHLKDPSKTIKKTDQNVDTSDLGISIEQLPKANEVEATLLCCLEREFKGPQISEAVGTDGLYVDLSTQTYDFHSAPFKSSASLADVVDGQPQSLHVQIQTECVTRRHNKSCSAFTYLCCHAFRRDEYPWHFRNVHGDIESHLNGWFTQRCPLAYLGCTFSQRYFRPSKYRATVNYDPDLNAFTLQPAVAESLYKGVKKASSERKRARNLDSLSRLPFEILQHIVGFLDSLSLGYLAQVSHLMRDVCSTVVQQKGMVSLKWEKKIYSHGGFTWRARKKKKTFLEGIL
- the LOC135729186 gene encoding F-box only protein 40 isoform X1 produces the protein MPQIFLQGKSTTSGLHPHCEKCHNQHCKLPVDIPTSCVFISCRLHCGAAFHLCKEDEHRLLCPKEIVPCLNSGYGCPMTMTRQRLAKHLEVCPASVVTCTLEWNRWPVNETDTTFYRNVLQDPDCLNELDIATALRDQKLLFSSIKMKTLFPELIEKVEEPDVPLDGAVGGVDPEDWELNSGEMLENGDEEKELTEEERLALATSKDVACLENYKMWERMFAKEKEGCKQTARNLEENGTPKREKNPSDENSHESHEADFTRTGLAPWHDGVLERLGKEVNVSEYNMYLVHNGCMLINFGQLTACTPKEKDFVYGKLEPIEVKTVRSFNVPTSFTAKRSHLKDPSKTIKKTDQNVDTSDLGISIEQLPKANEVEATLLCCLEREFKGPQISEAVGTDGLYVDLSTQTYDFHSAPFKSSASLADVVDGQPQSLHVQIQTECVTRRHNKSCSAFTYLCCHAFRRDEYPWHFRNVHGDIESHLNGWFTQRCPLAYLGCTFSQRYFRPSKYRATVNYDPDLNAFTLQPAVAESLYKGVKKASSERKRARNLDSLSRLPFEILQHIVGFLDSLSLGYLAQVSHLMRDVCSTVVQQKGMVSLKWEKKIYSHGGFTWRARKKTWEFSNLFSPVDEWVFEDVPPMSEHLKVCPFYQKEIRSEPVALLSITDLQEER